The sequence TGCGAGTGAGTATTTGCCAGGTTTTACGGAGAATCATTTCTGCAATAACGTAGCCGATCACCGCTCCTATCGCATATCCACCAATCACCCAGCCCAACTGCTGCTTATCGGAGGTGAAATAGGTTCCGGAGATCAGCATCGCACAGAACATTACGCCTGCTTTAAAGAGCGGATTGAAAGCCGTGAAGGCAATCGCCTGGCCTGCTTTTTCCACATGACGCTTACGGTATAGCAGGAAAGACAAGGCGATAAAGAAGACAGACAAAGCCCCGTAAATCCACATTTCCTTCATACTAAAGGGATTAGCCGCTATGTTCATGATATGTATAAGAGGAGACCATGCCTCGGCACTGGTATTAACGTTATACACATGCGGATAACCGTACAAATAAGTGGATAAATGAGAATTCATTAATGTTATCAGAAAGGCCGGAAGTAACAGAAGAATATATGTGATAATTCCCTGCACAATGGATTGGCCTGTACAGATTCCTACAAACAGACTGAAGCAGAATAGAAAAATGGTAAGCAAAGTTACAACTAGGCACCAGTTCCAAATATCCACACCCTCGTAAATAAACATATTCCCGCCCCATTGCCGCACGACCGCGGTAACCGCAGCAGTCAGCCAGACTGGAGGCAGTAGCAGCAGCAGCCCACTCAACAGATGGGTGGTAAGCAGATGCTCCCTACGTAAAGGAAGGCTGTGCCACAGATCTGACGGTGATTTGGCCTGAAGGTAATATAGCAGGAACAGCCCTGCAGCAACAGGGAATACAACAATAAACAGCGATTGAATGCCATTCCCTATTTGGAATAAATTCTTAATCTCCTGCGGCAGCGAATTCGGTGTTTCTCTCATGAACAGCTGCATTGGTAGTGCGAACAATAGACCAAGAGCATATATAATACCGATCCAGCCATGTTGGCGAAGGTTCTGGCGAATGATGCTGCTATTAAAGAATAATCGGCTGGGCGTCATATCCGGCATCCCCCATTTCATAAATAAAGATTTCTTCCAAAGTTAGTGGAAGCAGATCGAATACATAAGGCTCATAAACCTCAAAAACCTTAGCAATCCGCTCGGATTCCCCTTTAACAATATATAAATTGACACTGCCCCGACGCTCCTGATGCAGAACCTGCAGCTTGGCGGATATTGCCGCCTCATGCCGTTCATCCCGGAAGGCAACCTGTACCTTATGTGTGTCTGCTTTCAGATCATCCAGATCCTTCTCAATCAGCATTTTACCGGCATGCATAATCCCTACATGATCGCACAGATCCTCTATCTCCCGCAGATTATGTGAGGAAATAATGACCGTCAATTGGCGCTCGGCAACCTCCTGAAACAGCAGATTCTTGATCTGCCGCCGCATGACCGGATCGAGTCCGTCAATCGGTTCATCCATAATAAGAACATCCGGCATACAGCAGAGTGTCAGCCAGAAGGACGCTTGCCGCTGCATCCCCTTCGAGAAACGACTAAGCTTGCGCTTCGTATCCAGTGGGAAGACTGCCCCGAGTTCCCTAAACCTCGACTGGCTCCACTGTGGGTAAATCGATTGGTAGAACGCGGCCATTTGTCTGATCGAGGATTGCGGAAAAAAATAAGGGCTGTCCGGCATGAACATAATTCGCTGCTTCATACCCGGGTTTTCAAAAACGGGTTCCCCCTCTACCTTCACCGTCCCCGCTTCCGGCGAGTAAATACCAGCCAACGTTTTGAGCAGCGTTGTCTTACCTGCACCGTTCGAACCCAACAGCCCATAGATCGTTCCTTTGGGTACGGTTAACGAAATTTCATCTACAGCCTTCTCGCCTTGAAACAACTTTGTGACTCCCCGCATCTCAATCACTATTCTTCCCCCTTTCTCTCTGCTCTTCTACTTGGCGGTATAACGCACTGATCTCTAGTGCTGTAAATCCGAGATAAACCGCCTCTGCCATTAACCGCAGCAATTCATTCCGCACCTCTGCTTTTTTGGATTCATTCTGTCCCTGCTGCAGGGGGGAGACGAAGCTTCCCTTCCCTTGCAGTGAGTAGATATATCCCTCACGCTCCAGCTCTCGGTACGCCTTCTGAATGGTATTGGGGTTCACCGTCAATTGTGAGGATAAGGTGCGTACGGAAGGCAGCTGTTCATCCGCCTGCAAAATACCATGCTGGACCATCTCCTTGACCTTATCAATCAGCTGCTCATAAATCGGCTTGCGACTGCGAACGTCCAGTTCGAACATGACAATCCTCCCTTCACTTTGTTGCATCAGCGTATTTGCTAGGTGTATTAACTGTACTACTATTATTAATACAGTTATGACTTTATGTCAACAGCAAATAGGGCTGCCCCTCGTAGATAGAAAGAATCTACAATAGGACAGCCCTATTCTTTAGCAATTATATTTAAGTATTAGAATAGCTCGCCTACTCCCGGCTCAGGAACATTCGAGTCCGCTCTAGCTGCGGGCTGCCGAATATCTGCTCAGGTGTTCCAGACTCTGCAATCTCCCCATTGTCCATGAAGATCACACGATCCGCTACATCACGGGCAAAGTTCATCTCATGCGTAACGATGATCATTGTCATATTCTCTTCAGCAAGCTGGCGGATGACACGCAGCACCTCACCGGTTAGTTCAGGATCTAATGCAGAGGTAGGTTCATCGAACAACAGGATGTCCGGATTCAGCATGAGCGCTCGGGCAATGGCTACCCGCTGTTTCTGTCCGCCGGACAGCATGGAAGGGTACACGTCACCCTTATCGGTAAGACCTACCTTGGAGAGTAGGTCTTTACTTTTGGCGGTGATATCCTTAATGCTCTCCCGTTTCAGCGTACGCGGAGCAAGCTCCAAATTCCCACGTACCGTTAAGTGGGGGAACAGGTTAAAGTGCTGAAATACCATTCCCATGGGGGCGGTAATCTCACGAATCTCAGCAGCGCTAGCGTATTTCCCGTCCTTGACCAGAGGTTTACCGTGAATGATAATGCTGCCACCGGTAGCCTCCTCCAGATGCACGAGACTGCGCAGCATGGTGCTCTTCCCGGAACCGGAAGGCCCAATGACTGCGACGGCTTCCCCAGGATTCACAGCAAATGTAACCTTTTTCAACACTTCGAGGCTGCCGAATGATTTCTGCAGCTCTTTTACTTCTATCATGCTACTCATATTTGGACAGTCCTTCTATTCGAATTTGAAGCGTTTCTCCAGTGCCTTGAAGAATAACGTCAAGACCAATGTCATTAGCAAGTAAATCACACCAGCCACGACAAATGGGGTTACTGTAAAGTCACGGTTCACTGCTGTTTTGGCATAATTCAGCAGCTCTGGTACGGCAACAGCGTACAATAGGGCAGTATCCTTGACTAGAGAGATTGATTCATTCGCTACTGCAGGCAAAGCGACCCGGAACATTTGAGCAACAATAACCTTACGCAATGTCTGCCATTTGCTGAGACCCAATACCTTGGCCGCTTCATGCTGTCCTTTATCAATTGAGAGCATCCCCCCGCGGAAGATCTCGGCAAAATAAGCACCATAATTAAGAATAAAACCTAAACTGGCTGCGACAAAACGATCCATAACGAGATACTGCCCAATCACCGGAATCTGCGGCAGTCCAAAACAGAAGAAGAGCAACTGCAGCAAAAGCGGCGTGCCGCGCATAACGTAAATATAACTATGTGCGATCCATGCTAATGGCTTAATAGCGCTCTTTGCCATCAATGTAACCAGAAATCCTAATGGAATCGACACCGCGATGACGATCAGAAACAGCAACGCAGTGGTCCGCGCTCCCTCCAGCATAGGCCCGGCAATCTTTATTATATATTCCACATTCATGTCTACTACCGACTCCTAAATGATACCAATCTATTTCAGTACCTTGTTCTCCCCAAACCACTTCGTTGAAATTTCAGCGGCCGTTCCATCGCTATTCAACTCATCCAGAGCCTTCTGCAGCTCTGTAAGCAACGCCTCATTGCCTTTCTTGATCCCGATGCCATATTGCTCAGGCGCAAGTGATTCATCCAGCAGCTTGTAGCTATCCGGTTCTTTGGACATGTAATATCTTGCTACCACTTCATCTATGACTACGCCATCGAGACGTTTGGTCTTGAGGTCTGTCAGGGCAAGTACGTTATCCGGATATTCGGAGACATTGGCAATTTTCTCTTTGATTGGACTTGCATCGAGTGCATCAGCAGCCGAGGAGAGACTTTGCAGCCCGACTTCTTTGCCAGCCAGATCATCGAGCTTTGCTAACGTTGAATCGGCCAATACGACTACAACCTGACTATTCTCCAAATA comes from Paenibacillus sp. 19GGS1-52 and encodes:
- a CDS encoding GntR family transcriptional regulator gives rise to the protein MFELDVRSRKPIYEQLIDKVKEMVQHGILQADEQLPSVRTLSSQLTVNPNTIQKAYRELEREGYIYSLQGKGSFVSPLQQGQNESKKAEVRNELLRLMAEAVYLGFTALEISALYRQVEEQRERGKNSD
- a CDS encoding ABC transporter ATP-binding protein, encoding MIEMRGVTKLFQGEKAVDEISLTVPKGTIYGLLGSNGAGKTTLLKTLAGIYSPEAGTVKVEGEPVFENPGMKQRIMFMPDSPYFFPQSSIRQMAAFYQSIYPQWSQSRFRELGAVFPLDTKRKLSRFSKGMQRQASFWLTLCCMPDVLIMDEPIDGLDPVMRRQIKNLLFQEVAERQLTVIISSHNLREIEDLCDHVGIMHAGKMLIEKDLDDLKADTHKVQVAFRDERHEAAISAKLQVLHQERRGSVNLYIVKGESERIAKVFEVYEPYVFDLLPLTLEEIFIYEMGDAGYDAQPIIL
- a CDS encoding amino acid ABC transporter substrate-binding protein; the protein is MKKKGLLILILVVVIAALAGCSGGNDGKLVIGIDDKFAPMGFRDDNNEIVGFDIDYAKAAAEKMGKEITFQPIDWSAKESELNSGRIDMIWNGYTITDERKEKVLFTKPYLENSQVVVVLADSTLAKLDDLAGKEVGLQSLSSAADALDASPIKEKIANVSEYPDNVLALTDLKTKRLDGVVIDEVVARYYMSKEPDSYKLLDESLAPEQYGIGIKKGNEALLTELQKALDELNSDGTAAEISTKWFGENKVLK
- a CDS encoding amino acid ABC transporter permease gives rise to the protein MNVEYIIKIAGPMLEGARTTALLFLIVIAVSIPLGFLVTLMAKSAIKPLAWIAHSYIYVMRGTPLLLQLLFFCFGLPQIPVIGQYLVMDRFVAASLGFILNYGAYFAEIFRGGMLSIDKGQHEAAKVLGLSKWQTLRKVIVAQMFRVALPAVANESISLVKDTALLYAVAVPELLNYAKTAVNRDFTVTPFVVAGVIYLLMTLVLTLFFKALEKRFKFE
- a CDS encoding amino acid ABC transporter ATP-binding protein, with the translated sequence MSSMIEVKELQKSFGSLEVLKKVTFAVNPGEAVAVIGPSGSGKSTMLRSLVHLEEATGGSIIIHGKPLVKDGKYASAAEIREITAPMGMVFQHFNLFPHLTVRGNLELAPRTLKRESIKDITAKSKDLLSKVGLTDKGDVYPSMLSGGQKQRVAIARALMLNPDILLFDEPTSALDPELTGEVLRVIRQLAEENMTMIIVTHEMNFARDVADRVIFMDNGEIAESGTPEQIFGSPQLERTRMFLSRE